A genomic region of Conger conger chromosome 6, fConCon1.1, whole genome shotgun sequence contains the following coding sequences:
- the klhl2 gene encoding kelch-like protein 2 isoform X2: MKKAFKVMNELRSQNLLCDVTIVAEDVEIAAHRVVLAAGSPYFHAMFTGEMSESRAKRVRIKEMDGWTLGTLIDYVYTAEIQVTEENVQVLLPAAGLLQLQDVKQACCEFLSSQLHPTNCLGIRAFADMHACSLLLGQANTFAEQHFSEVVQSEEFLNLGMEQVCSLIASDKLTIPSEEKVFEAVIAWVTHDKDVRQEHMARLMEHVRLPLLTREYLVQRVEEETLVKNSSACKDYLIEAMKYHLLPADQRTLMKTVRTRMRTPVSLPKVMVVVGGQAPKAIRSVECYDFEEERWFQAAELPSRRCRAGVVYMGGIVYAIGGFNGSLRVRTVDSYDPAKDQWACVSSMQDRRSTLGSAVLNGLLYAVGGFDGSTGLSTVEAYNAKTNEWFHIVPMNTRRSSVGVGVVAGILYAVGGYDGATRQCLSTVEAYNPNTNEWAYIAEMSTRRSGAGVGVLKGLLYAVGGHDGPLVRKSCEVYDPASNAWRQVADMNMCRRNAGVCAMSNLLYVIGGDDGSCNLASVEFYNPSTDKWTLLPSCMSTGRSYAGVTVIDKPL; this comes from the exons ATGAAGAAGGCCTTCAAGGTCATGAACGAGCTACGCAG TCAGAACCTGCTGTGTGATGTGACCATCGTGGCAGAGGATGTGGAGATAGCCGCTCACAGGGTGGTGTTGGCCGCTGGGAGCCCGTACTTCCACGCCATGTTTACAG GAGAGATGAGCGAGAGCAGGGCCAAGCGTGTTCGGATCAAAGAGATGGACGGTTGGACGCTGGGGACACTCATTGACTACGTCTATACGGCCGAGATCCAGGTCACCGAGGAGAACGTGCAG GTGCTGCTCCCAGCCGCAGGGCTCCTACAGCTCCAGGATGTGAAGCAGGCCTGCTGTGAGTTCCTCAGCTCCCAACTCCACCCCACCAACTGCCTGGGCATCCGCGCCTTCGCCGACATGCATGCCTGCAGCCTGCTGCTGGGCCAGGCCAACACCTTCGCAG AACAGCACTTTTCTGAGGTGGTTCAGAGTGAGGAGTTTCTGAACCTGGGCATGGAGCAGGTGTGCAGCCTCATCGCCAGCGACAAACTCACCATCCCGTCCGAGGAAAAG GTGTTTGAGGCGGTGATCGCCTGGGTAACCCACGACAAGGACGTGCGACAGGAGCACATGGCCCGGCTGATGGAGCACGTGCGTCTGCCCCTGCTCACCAGGGAGTACCTGGTACAG aGGGTTGAGGAGGAGACCTTGGTGAAGAACAGCAGCGCGTGTAAAGATTACCTCATCGAGGCCATGAAATACCACCTGCTGCCGGCTGACCAGCGGACCCTGATGAAGACCGTCCGGACGAGGATGAGAACTCCCGTCAGTCTGCCAAAG GTGATGGTTGTGGTGGGAGGCCAGGCTCCGAAGGCCATCCGCAGTGTGGAGTGTTACGACTTTGAAGAGGAGCGCTGGTTCCAGGCCGCAGAACTTCCGTCCAGGAGATGCAGAGCAG GTGTGGTCTACATGGGGGGCATCGTCTACGCCATCGGCGGGTTTAACGGCTCTCTGAGGGTGCGCACGGTGGACTCGTACGACCCGGCCAAGGACCAGTGGGCGTGTGTGTCCAGCATGCAGGACCGGCGGAGCACGCTGGGGTCGGCCGTGCTGAACGGGCTTCTCTACGCCGTCGGGGGCTTCGACGGGAGCACAG GACTGTCCACTGTAGAAGCGTACAATGCCAAGACCAACGAGTGGTTCCACATCGTTCCCATGAACACTCGCCGTAGCAGTGTGGGTGTTGGCGTCGTTGCTG GGATACTGTACGCAGTGGGGGGCTATGATGGGGCCACCCGTCAGTGCCTCAGTACTGTGGAGGCCTACAACCCCAACACCAACGAGTGGGCCTACATCGCCGAGATGAGCACCCGACGCAGCGGCGCTG GTGTGGGCGTTCTGAAGGGCCTTCTCTACGCCGTCGGGGGCCACGACGGGCCCCTGGTGCGGAAGAGCTGCGAGGTGTACGACCCCGCCTCCAACGCCTGGAGACAGGTCGCCGACATGAACATGTGCCGGAGGAACGCCG GGGTGTGTGCCATGAGCAATCTGCTGTACGTGATTGGAGGAGACGACGGATCCTGTAACCTGGCGTCGGTGGAGTTCTACAACCCCAGCACTGACAAGTGGACTCTACTGCCCTCCTGCATGAGCACGGGCCGGAGCTATGcag GCGTCACAGTCATCGACAAGCCGCTATGA
- the LOC133131649 gene encoding methylsterol monooxygenase 1-like, with protein sequence MEMNHTADVLGSAYLAVEYVDSLIPPIPMQELVRSAWNHMLEHYTQFQIATWGSVILHELIYFCACLPFFFSQFIPLMRKYKIQQDKPETWEKQWKCLKMLLLSHFFVQIPLICGAYHFTEFIGLPFDWDSMPRWPYLVVQCYSCAVMDDTWFYFTHRLLHHKSIYRHIHKVHHEFSAPFGLQAEYAHPLETVILGAGFLIGPMVFRSHLALLWIWLLFRLLETVDIHSGYDPPVNPMHIIPFYAGTQFHDFHHRNFEGNYSSCFTWWDKLFGTNLQYKDFEKKKAQHKSQ encoded by the exons ATGGAGATGAACCACACCGCTGACGTCCTGGGCTCTGCCTATCTGGCAGTGGAGTACGTGGACTCGCTCATCCCGCCAATCCCCATGCAGGAGCTCGTGAGGAGCGCCTGGAACCACATGCTGGAGCACTACACCCAGTTCCAGATCGCCACCTGGGGCTCGGTCATCCTCCACGAGCTCATCTACTTCTGCGCCTGCCTGCCCTTCTTCTTCTCTCAGTTCATACCGCTCATGAGGAAGTACAAAATACAGCAG GATAAACCAGAGACGTGGGAGAAACAGTGGAAATGCCTGAAGATGCTGCTCCTTTCTCACTTCTTTGTGCAGATTCCTCTGATCTGTGGGGCCTACCACTTCACCGAGTTCATCGGTCTTCCGTTCGACTGGGACTCCATGCCTCGATG GCCTTATCTGGTGGTGCAGTGCTACAGCTGTGCAGTCATGGATGACACCTGGTTTTACTTCACCCACCGACTCCTCCATCACAAGAGTATTTACAGGCACATCCACAAGGTCCATCACGAGTTCAGC GCTCCTTTCGGCTTGCAGGCGGAGTACGCCCACCCTCTGGAGACCGTTATCCTGGGAGCGGGCTTCCTCATCGGGCCCATGGTGTTCCGCAGTCACCTGGCTCTCCTGTGGATCTGGCTCCTGTTCCGCCTGCTGGAAACCGTCGACATCCACAG TGGATATGACCCACCAGTGAACCCAATGCACATCATTCCCTTCTACGCCGGGACCCAGTTCCACGACTTCCACCACAGAAACTTTGAGGGGAACTACTCCTCCTGCTTCACATGGTGGGATAAGCTCTTTGGGACCAATCTGCAGTACAAAGACTTCGAGAAAAAGAAGGCCCAGCATAAGTCCCAGTGA
- the msmo1 gene encoding methylsterol monooxygenase 1 gives MSSIGRRCTVQVDFSLLRRPVGVIRAAMEMNHTADILGSAYLAVEYVDSLLPANPLQEPLKTAWDYMLNNYTKFQIATWGSLFVHEFIYILFCLPGFIFQFLPFMQKYKIQQDKPETWEKQWKCFKVLLFNHFCIQLPLICGTYHFTEFFSIPYDWDSMPRWPYLLAQCFGCAVVEDAWHYFLHRLLHHRRIYKYIHKVHHEFTAPFGMQAEYAHPAETLILGAGFFIGIMIFCNHVTLLWAWVTIRLLETIDVHSGYDIPVNPLHLIPFYAGARFHDFHHMNFVGNYSSTFTWWDKLLGTDSQYRSFQHKQELKKEE, from the exons ATGTCCAGCATAGGACGCCGGTGTACGGTACAGGTAGACTTCTCTCTGCTAAG GAGGCCTGTCGGCGTAATCAGAGCCGCGATGGAGATGAACCACACAGCTGATATCCTGGGCTCGGCCTACCTGGCGGTGGAGTACGTGGACTCCCTGCTACCAGCCAACCCACTGCAGGAGCCCCTGAAAACCGCATGGGACTACATGCTGAACAACTACACCAAGTTCCAGATCGCCACCTGGGGCTCGCTCTTCGTCCACGAGTTCATCTACATCCTCTTCTGTCTCCCCGGGTTCATCTTCCAGTTCCTGCCCTTCATGCAGAAGTACAAGATACAGCAG GACAAACCAGAGACGTGGGAGAAACAGTGGAAGTGCTTTAAGGTGCTGCTCTTCAACCACTTCTGCATTCAGCTGCCATTGATCTGCGGAACATACCATTTCACCGAGTTCTTCTCCATCCCCTACGACTGGGACTCCATGCCGAGATG GCCCTACCTGCTGGCCCAGTGCTTTGGCTGTGCGGTGGTGGAAGACGCCTGGCACTACTTCCTGCACAGACTCCTACACCACAGGAGAATCTACAAATACATCCACAAGGTCCACCACGAGTTCACT GCTCCATTTGGGATGCAGGCGGAATACGCGCATCCGGCGGAAACCCTCATCCTGGGAGCCGGATTCTTCATTGGAATCATGATCTTCTGCAACCATGTGACCCTGCTGTGGGCCTGGGTCACCATCCGCCTGCTGGAGACTATTGAcgtgcacag cGGATACGACATCCCGGTGAACCCGCTGCACCTCATCCCCTTCTACGCCGGAGCCCGTTTCCACGACTTCCACCACATGAACTTTGTGGGAAACTACTCCTCCACCTTCACCTGGTGGGACAAGCTCCTGGGCACAGACTCGCAGTACAGGAGCTTCCAgcacaagcaggagctgaagaaggaggagtAA
- the klhl2 gene encoding kelch-like protein 2 isoform X1 — translation MVQAAAFSFHGLKRGDTMEINPICTKLCQHKPHDLKDDVSEKQCPVTINPRHMKKAFKVMNELRSQNLLCDVTIVAEDVEIAAHRVVLAAGSPYFHAMFTGEMSESRAKRVRIKEMDGWTLGTLIDYVYTAEIQVTEENVQVLLPAAGLLQLQDVKQACCEFLSSQLHPTNCLGIRAFADMHACSLLLGQANTFAEQHFSEVVQSEEFLNLGMEQVCSLIASDKLTIPSEEKVFEAVIAWVTHDKDVRQEHMARLMEHVRLPLLTREYLVQRVEEETLVKNSSACKDYLIEAMKYHLLPADQRTLMKTVRTRMRTPVSLPKVMVVVGGQAPKAIRSVECYDFEEERWFQAAELPSRRCRAGVVYMGGIVYAIGGFNGSLRVRTVDSYDPAKDQWACVSSMQDRRSTLGSAVLNGLLYAVGGFDGSTGLSTVEAYNAKTNEWFHIVPMNTRRSSVGVGVVAGILYAVGGYDGATRQCLSTVEAYNPNTNEWAYIAEMSTRRSGAGVGVLKGLLYAVGGHDGPLVRKSCEVYDPASNAWRQVADMNMCRRNAGVCAMSNLLYVIGGDDGSCNLASVEFYNPSTDKWTLLPSCMSTGRSYAGVTVIDKPL, via the exons ATGGTGCAAGCAGCTGCGTTCAGTTTCCATGGTCTGAAAAGAGGCGACACAATGGAAATAAACCCAAT ATGTACCAAGCTCTGCCAACACAAGCCCCACGACCTGAAGGACGACGTGTCTGAGAAGCAGTGCCCCGTCACCATAAACCCACGGCACATGAAGAAGGCCTTCAAGGTCATGAACGAGCTACGCAG TCAGAACCTGCTGTGTGATGTGACCATCGTGGCAGAGGATGTGGAGATAGCCGCTCACAGGGTGGTGTTGGCCGCTGGGAGCCCGTACTTCCACGCCATGTTTACAG GAGAGATGAGCGAGAGCAGGGCCAAGCGTGTTCGGATCAAAGAGATGGACGGTTGGACGCTGGGGACACTCATTGACTACGTCTATACGGCCGAGATCCAGGTCACCGAGGAGAACGTGCAG GTGCTGCTCCCAGCCGCAGGGCTCCTACAGCTCCAGGATGTGAAGCAGGCCTGCTGTGAGTTCCTCAGCTCCCAACTCCACCCCACCAACTGCCTGGGCATCCGCGCCTTCGCCGACATGCATGCCTGCAGCCTGCTGCTGGGCCAGGCCAACACCTTCGCAG AACAGCACTTTTCTGAGGTGGTTCAGAGTGAGGAGTTTCTGAACCTGGGCATGGAGCAGGTGTGCAGCCTCATCGCCAGCGACAAACTCACCATCCCGTCCGAGGAAAAG GTGTTTGAGGCGGTGATCGCCTGGGTAACCCACGACAAGGACGTGCGACAGGAGCACATGGCCCGGCTGATGGAGCACGTGCGTCTGCCCCTGCTCACCAGGGAGTACCTGGTACAG aGGGTTGAGGAGGAGACCTTGGTGAAGAACAGCAGCGCGTGTAAAGATTACCTCATCGAGGCCATGAAATACCACCTGCTGCCGGCTGACCAGCGGACCCTGATGAAGACCGTCCGGACGAGGATGAGAACTCCCGTCAGTCTGCCAAAG GTGATGGTTGTGGTGGGAGGCCAGGCTCCGAAGGCCATCCGCAGTGTGGAGTGTTACGACTTTGAAGAGGAGCGCTGGTTCCAGGCCGCAGAACTTCCGTCCAGGAGATGCAGAGCAG GTGTGGTCTACATGGGGGGCATCGTCTACGCCATCGGCGGGTTTAACGGCTCTCTGAGGGTGCGCACGGTGGACTCGTACGACCCGGCCAAGGACCAGTGGGCGTGTGTGTCCAGCATGCAGGACCGGCGGAGCACGCTGGGGTCGGCCGTGCTGAACGGGCTTCTCTACGCCGTCGGGGGCTTCGACGGGAGCACAG GACTGTCCACTGTAGAAGCGTACAATGCCAAGACCAACGAGTGGTTCCACATCGTTCCCATGAACACTCGCCGTAGCAGTGTGGGTGTTGGCGTCGTTGCTG GGATACTGTACGCAGTGGGGGGCTATGATGGGGCCACCCGTCAGTGCCTCAGTACTGTGGAGGCCTACAACCCCAACACCAACGAGTGGGCCTACATCGCCGAGATGAGCACCCGACGCAGCGGCGCTG GTGTGGGCGTTCTGAAGGGCCTTCTCTACGCCGTCGGGGGCCACGACGGGCCCCTGGTGCGGAAGAGCTGCGAGGTGTACGACCCCGCCTCCAACGCCTGGAGACAGGTCGCCGACATGAACATGTGCCGGAGGAACGCCG GGGTGTGTGCCATGAGCAATCTGCTGTACGTGATTGGAGGAGACGACGGATCCTGTAACCTGGCGTCGGTGGAGTTCTACAACCCCAGCACTGACAAGTGGACTCTACTGCCCTCCTGCATGAGCACGGGCCGGAGCTATGcag GCGTCACAGTCATCGACAAGCCGCTATGA